In Clostridium sp. DL-VIII, the following proteins share a genomic window:
- the panB gene encoding 3-methyl-2-oxobutanoate hydroxymethyltransferase, whose protein sequence is MKNTVSTFKNAKTHGEKISMLTAYDYSMAKIIDESNVNGILIGDSLGMVIKGEEDTLGVTIDEIIYHTKAVKKGAKNALIVSDMPFLSYHVSVEQAILNAGRLIKEGGANAVKLEGGANVIEQIKAIVNAQIPVMGHLGLTPQSINAFGGFKVQGKDESGAKKLIEDAVLIEKAGAFSIVLEGIPEKVAELITKAVSIPTIGIGAGKYCDGQILVYQDMLGMFNDFVPKFVKQYANIGQSMREAIGSYVKEVQDGTFPEEKHTFKIDETELKKLY, encoded by the coding sequence GTGAAAAATACAGTATCTACTTTTAAAAATGCTAAGACTCATGGGGAAAAAATAAGTATGCTTACAGCATATGATTATTCAATGGCTAAAATTATTGATGAAAGTAATGTTAATGGAATTTTAATTGGAGATTCTCTCGGTATGGTGATTAAAGGAGAAGAGGATACATTAGGAGTTACTATAGATGAAATTATTTATCATACAAAAGCGGTCAAAAAAGGAGCTAAGAATGCACTTATAGTAAGTGATATGCCATTTCTATCTTATCATGTTTCAGTGGAACAAGCTATTCTAAATGCAGGAAGGTTAATTAAAGAAGGTGGCGCTAATGCAGTAAAGCTTGAAGGCGGAGCTAATGTTATAGAACAAATAAAAGCTATTGTGAATGCTCAAATTCCAGTAATGGGGCACCTAGGATTAACACCTCAATCTATAAATGCTTTTGGCGGATTTAAAGTTCAAGGTAAAGATGAGTCAGGAGCTAAAAAGCTTATTGAAGATGCAGTTCTCATAGAAAAGGCAGGTGCATTTTCTATAGTTCTTGAGGGAATTCCTGAAAAGGTAGCAGAGCTTATTACAAAGGCGGTTTCAATACCAACAATAGGAATTGGTGCAGGTAAATACTGCGATGGACAAATCTTGGTGTACCAAGACATGCTTGGAATGTTTAATGATTTTGTACCGAAGTTTGTTAAACAATATGCAAACATTGGACAGAGCATGAGAGAAGCTATAGGTTCTTATGTAAAAGAAGTTCAAGACGGTACTTTCCCTGAAGAAAAACACACCTTTAAAATTGATGAAACCGAATTAAAGAAATTATATTAA
- a CDS encoding EFR1 family ferrodoxin (N-terminal region resembles flavodoxins. C-terminal ferrodoxin region binds two 4Fe-4S clusters.) → MNTTIYYFSGTGNSLKVANDLSDQLTDSKIVKISKSNMSVFSDTQSDKIGFVFPVYNAGIPVIVKNFIEKLQINKHTYVFAIVTCGAMAGSAPNQVKKILAKKDIKLAASFTVFMPGNNQLVYQPASEEKQNKLFINEKEQIYKIASAIKSSQHVEYKVNSIMSAVYNLGYRATFNPKAMGKNFWTDEKCIGCGICSKVCPASNIVMYEGKPKWEHQCESCLACMQWCPQKSIQYKKSTVKRGRYHHPDITVTDLIQK, encoded by the coding sequence ATGAATACAACAATTTATTATTTTTCCGGCACAGGAAATAGCTTAAAGGTAGCAAATGATTTAAGTGATCAATTAACAGATTCTAAAATAGTAAAAATATCTAAAAGCAATATGTCAGTTTTTAGTGATACTCAATCAGATAAAATAGGCTTTGTATTTCCTGTATATAATGCAGGAATACCTGTGATAGTAAAAAACTTTATAGAAAAACTACAGATCAATAAGCATACCTATGTTTTTGCTATAGTAACTTGTGGTGCAATGGCAGGCTCGGCTCCTAATCAAGTAAAAAAAATCCTAGCTAAAAAAGATATTAAGTTAGCTGCATCTTTTACTGTTTTTATGCCAGGCAACAATCAGCTAGTGTATCAACCTGCTTCCGAAGAAAAACAAAATAAACTTTTCATAAATGAAAAAGAACAGATTTATAAAATAGCTTCTGCTATAAAAAGCAGCCAACATGTTGAATATAAGGTTAATTCTATTATGAGTGCTGTTTATAATTTGGGATACAGAGCCACTTTTAATCCAAAAGCTATGGGGAAAAATTTCTGGACTGATGAAAAATGTATTGGATGTGGTATATGTTCAAAAGTCTGTCCTGCAAGCAACATAGTTATGTATGAAGGAAAACCAAAATGGGAACATCAATGCGAGTCTTGTCTTGCTTGTATGCAATGGTGTCCACAAAAATCTATACAATATAAAAAATCTACTGTTAAAAGAGGTCGTTATCATCATCCAGACATAACAGTAACTGATCTTATTCAAAAATGA
- a CDS encoding HAD family hydrolase — protein sequence MKNKMIFFDIDGTLLNEKTYMVPESAKIAIKKAQENGHLAFINTGRPILGIDDCIKELNFDGYVCGCGTYIEFKGRELFHKSLGRKISTEIVSKLRECKIDAILEGKQGVYYDNDLNINSSEVLRIKKRHINVGLYTGQSFDDIDIDFDKVVIWLNTNSNFAEFKKCYEKTFEFIHRGKDFYELVPLEYSKASGIKYLMDHLDIPHQNTYAIGDSTNDLSMLKYAKNSIAMGNSNPLLFDLVSFVTTDIEKDGVANALKHYNII from the coding sequence ATGAAAAATAAAATGATATTTTTTGATATTGATGGAACACTACTTAATGAAAAAACTTATATGGTACCAGAAAGTGCAAAAATAGCAATAAAAAAGGCTCAAGAAAATGGACATCTTGCCTTTATAAATACTGGGAGACCAATTTTAGGAATTGACGATTGTATTAAAGAATTAAATTTTGATGGTTATGTATGCGGATGTGGAACCTACATAGAATTTAAAGGGAGAGAATTATTTCACAAAAGCCTTGGAAGAAAGATTTCAACAGAAATTGTTAGCAAATTAAGGGAATGTAAAATTGATGCCATCCTTGAAGGAAAACAAGGTGTGTATTATGATAATGATCTTAATATAAATTCTTCTGAAGTCTTAAGAATTAAGAAACGTCACATAAATGTAGGTTTATATACAGGACAAAGTTTTGATGATATAGATATTGATTTTGATAAAGTTGTAATTTGGCTAAATACAAATAGTAATTTTGCTGAATTCAAAAAATGTTATGAAAAGACTTTCGAGTTTATACATCGTGGTAAAGATTTTTATGAATTAGTTCCTTTAGAATATTCAAAGGCATCAGGAATTAAATATTTAATGGATCATCTAGATATTCCTCATCAAAACACTTATGCCATCGGTGATAGCACAAATGATTTATCTATGCTTAAATATGCAAAAAACAGTATTGCAATGGGAAATAGTAATCCTCTTCTTTTTGATCTAGTCTCATTTGTAACAACGGATATAGAAAAAGATGGAGTAGCTAATGCACTAAAACATTATAATATCATATAA
- a CDS encoding MerR family transcriptional regulator: MNKYTRKDLSELLNIGKETLRYYENIKLIDNPVRNESGYRVYSEEDVLRIKFIVRMKNYGFSLREISNLIKMVLNDKCTHQDKLVDYIDNKITGVENQIKELYQLIELLNKVKENKHLGECDFFKSLINNS, translated from the coding sequence TTGAATAAATATACACGAAAGGATTTGTCAGAACTATTGAATATAGGAAAAGAAACTCTGAGATATTATGAAAATATAAAGTTGATAGACAATCCAGTTAGAAATGAAAGTGGCTATAGAGTTTATTCGGAGGAAGATGTATTAAGAATTAAATTTATTGTTCGAATGAAAAATTATGGATTCAGTTTAAGAGAAATATCGAATTTGATTAAAATGGTTCTTAATGATAAATGTACTCATCAGGATAAGTTAGTAGATTATATAGATAATAAGATAACTGGAGTTGAAAATCAAATTAAAGAATTATATCAATTAATAGAATTATTGAATAAAGTAAAAGAAAATAAGCATTTAGGCGAATGTGATTTTTTTAAATCTTTGATAAATAATTCTTGA
- the fetB gene encoding iron export ABC transporter permease subunit FetB — MNNSVMNLSVLQLSIAYVFVLIMLIIFKSRGIKRERQILIASTRMTIQLTIMGYILMFVFKNPSWWLTSIMIAIMISFAIYNSINRVKYPMSKELKRIISFSMTFGALLTAVFFIVIVLNVRPWFNPQYFIPISGMIIGNSMTGIALGANKLCSSFEDKRIEIENSLMLGASPADAAKEIVNNAFDTAILPTMNNMLTMGIVSLPGMMTGQILSGTFPITAIKYQIGIMLAILGSTAVSTVIFVTLGYRTFFTKDSRLR, encoded by the coding sequence ATGAATAACAGTGTAATGAACCTTTCAGTTTTGCAGCTTTCTATAGCTTATGTATTTGTACTTATAATGCTTATCATATTTAAATCTAGAGGAATTAAACGGGAAAGACAAATATTAATTGCTTCTACAAGAATGACAATACAGCTTACAATAATGGGCTATATCTTAATGTTTGTATTTAAAAATCCAAGCTGGTGGCTGACTTCCATAATGATAGCAATAATGATTTCCTTTGCAATTTATAATTCAATAAATAGAGTAAAATATCCAATGTCAAAAGAATTAAAAAGGATAATTTCTTTTTCAATGACTTTTGGAGCACTTTTAACTGCAGTTTTTTTTATTGTAATTGTATTAAATGTTAGACCATGGTTTAATCCACAATATTTTATACCTATTTCAGGAATGATAATTGGAAATAGTATGACAGGAATTGCTTTAGGAGCAAATAAACTTTGCAGTTCATTTGAAGATAAAAGAATTGAAATAGAAAATTCCTTAATGCTCGGAGCTAGTCCTGCAGATGCAGCAAAGGAAATAGTCAACAATGCTTTTGATACAGCAATTCTGCCAACTATGAATAACATGCTTACTATGGGGATTGTGTCACTTCCAGGAATGATGACAGGTCAAATACTTTCTGGAACTTTTCCAATAACAGCAATTAAATATCAAATAGGTATTATGCTTGCTATCTTGGGGAGTACAGCAGTATCTACCGTCATATTTGTAACACTTGGATATAGAACTTTTTTTACTAAGGATAGTAGATTAAGATAA
- a CDS encoding flavodoxin family protein, with protein MKIIAINGSPRKNENTGILLNKALEGAASNGAETEMLHLYDFNYKGCKSCFACKLINGNSYGQCSINDEISPILKKINNSDAIILGSPIYLGSITGEMKSFMERLIFPYLVYDENYSSLFPKKISVGLIYTLGVNEQKLEQSKWKESIKYNEFLAERFLGKVESLFVTDTYQFDDYSKYVATAFDASEKMKRRKEVFPQDCKKAFELGKRLVQI; from the coding sequence ATGAAGATAATTGCTATTAACGGAAGTCCAAGAAAAAACGAGAATACAGGAATTTTACTAAATAAAGCTCTTGAGGGAGCAGCTTCAAATGGAGCAGAAACAGAAATGCTACATCTATATGATTTTAATTATAAAGGATGTAAAAGCTGTTTTGCATGTAAATTAATAAATGGTAATAGTTATGGACAGTGCTCTATTAATGATGAAATAAGTCCAATTCTAAAAAAAATTAATAATTCAGATGCTATAATTCTTGGTTCTCCAATTTATTTAGGATCAATTACAGGTGAAATGAAATCTTTTATGGAACGATTAATTTTTCCATATCTGGTTTATGATGAAAATTATTCTTCGCTTTTTCCTAAAAAAATTTCTGTAGGATTAATTTATACCCTTGGAGTTAATGAACAAAAATTGGAACAATCAAAATGGAAAGAATCCATTAAATACAATGAATTTTTAGCGGAAAGGTTTTTAGGAAAAGTAGAATCACTTTTTGTAACCGATACTTATCAATTTGATGATTATTCAAAATATGTTGCAACAGCTTTTGATGCTAGTGAAAAAATGAAGCGTAGGAAAGAAGTATTTCCGCAAGATTGCAAAAAGGCATTTGAATTGGGAAAACGACTAGTCCAAATATGA
- the panD gene encoding aspartate 1-decarboxylase: protein MILTMLKGKIHRATVTQAELNYMGSITIDKTLMEASNIIENEKVQIVDINNGERFETYVIPGKRDSGVICLNGAAARLVQTGDKVIIIAYAQMNEEEAKKFKPAVVFMNDDNTIKEITNYESNE from the coding sequence ATGATACTTACAATGTTAAAAGGGAAAATACACAGAGCTACGGTAACTCAAGCTGAGTTAAATTATATGGGAAGCATAACTATAGATAAAACACTTATGGAGGCTTCAAATATAATTGAAAATGAGAAAGTTCAGATAGTTGATATAAACAATGGAGAAAGATTTGAAACATATGTAATCCCAGGGAAGAGAGATTCAGGTGTTATTTGCCTAAATGGGGCAGCAGCAAGATTAGTACAAACTGGTGATAAAGTCATAATTATTGCTTATGCTCAGATGAATGAAGAGGAAGCAAAAAAATTTAAGCCGGCTGTTGTATTTATGAATGATGATAATACAATAAAGGAAATTACTAATTACGAATCTAATGAATAA
- a CDS encoding ABC transporter ATP-binding protein codes for MFEIRNIKFKDILGISFLKINKPITCIVGSSGSGKTTLLKMLNCLNVPEEGVIQYNDKDISKIDTVKLRRNVVMLGQTPVIYSGSIEDNLQIGLEFSQKLPASKIKMEEALKRVELNKKLSDGCGNLSGGEKQRLCLARVMLMDADTYLLDEPSAALDKETEEFIIENFSKFVLENNKELIMVTHSEQIAEKFPDSIIRIENGKVTEAYDE; via the coding sequence ATGTTTGAAATAAGAAATATAAAATTTAAAGATATTTTAGGTATTTCATTCTTAAAGATTAATAAGCCTATCACCTGCATAGTTGGTTCATCTGGCAGTGGGAAGACAACTTTACTTAAGATGTTAAACTGTTTAAATGTTCCAGAAGAAGGCGTAATTCAGTATAATGATAAGGATATTTCTAAAATTGACACTGTAAAATTGCGACGTAATGTGGTAATGCTTGGACAGACACCTGTTATTTACAGCGGTTCAATTGAAGATAATCTTCAAATTGGATTAGAATTTTCTCAAAAGCTTCCTGCATCAAAAATAAAAATGGAAGAAGCATTAAAAAGAGTTGAACTTAATAAAAAATTATCTGATGGATGTGGAAATCTTTCAGGAGGAGAAAAGCAGAGATTATGTCTTGCAAGGGTAATGCTTATGGATGCAGATACATATTTATTAGATGAACCTTCTGCAGCACTTGATAAAGAAACTGAGGAGTTTATAATAGAAAACTTTTCGAAATTTGTTTTGGAAAATAACAAGGAACTAATCATGGTTACACATTCTGAGCAGATTGCAGAAAAGTTTCCAGATTCAATAATAAGAATTGAAAATGGAAAAGTTACGGAGGCATATGATGAATAA
- a CDS encoding peptidase produces MEFNKEQKKIINYKPHGHLLIKGEKLTGKTTIIINKIPMLLNHYCIEKNDKILIAAYDEQHLRHISYIYDNIESEKYHQNSFFDEDNSDKLEIRTIESLIIYYFNKYKKDNSIEITMASAEECEKQLKDSMEIIKKKYEKNKFDLLDYENIEFVKEEIAWIKSCSYLNINDYQTANRIGRINRLNNDARILRKNSKQRQAIYEVLDEYNKKLGMLNKVDLQDMALLALESAQGMQTKKYTHIVIDDCEKLTRVQLEFLKALYNDKVYSSLNFTLNTDSNMTLNAWITKGRSFASLGYDMKGKSISLKRTFAEKSNENKIIAKEMNHDNLKKNTSSNKSFVLDTIEYIDLKHNVSHRFIKDSGNIDEIYIEANGIDEKVEDVISIPLFNEIAAGNPILINDEVDENYYLPKEWIKNTKGTFMLKVKGDSMINKNINDGDYVIISNQSYPNVKDIVAVDIEGEATLKTYKIINGKITLMPENEKYDPIIIEDQQFSFLGVAIGLVKNS; encoded by the coding sequence ATGGAGTTTAATAAAGAACAGAAAAAAATAATCAATTATAAGCCTCACGGGCATCTATTAATAAAAGGTGAAAAGCTGACAGGAAAAACTACTATAATTATAAATAAGATCCCAATGCTTCTTAATCATTATTGCATAGAGAAGAATGATAAAATATTAATAGCAGCTTATGATGAGCAGCACTTGAGGCATATTTCATATATTTACGATAATATTGAAAGTGAAAAATATCATCAAAATAGTTTTTTTGATGAAGATAATAGTGATAAGTTGGAAATTAGGACTATTGAATCATTAATAATATATTATTTTAATAAATATAAAAAGGATAATAGTATCGAAATTACCATGGCATCTGCTGAGGAATGTGAAAAACAATTAAAAGATTCCATGGAAATTATCAAAAAGAAATATGAAAAAAACAAATTTGATTTATTGGATTATGAAAATATTGAATTTGTAAAAGAAGAAATTGCTTGGATTAAGTCATGTTCTTATTTAAATATTAATGATTATCAGACTGCAAATAGAATTGGCCGAATTAACAGGTTAAATAATGACGCTAGAATTTTAAGAAAGAATTCTAAGCAAAGACAAGCTATATATGAAGTGTTGGATGAGTATAACAAAAAATTAGGAATGTTAAACAAAGTAGACTTACAGGATATGGCTCTATTGGCTTTAGAAAGTGCACAAGGAATGCAAACTAAAAAGTACACTCATATAGTTATTGATGATTGTGAAAAATTAACTAGGGTGCAGTTAGAATTTTTAAAAGCACTTTATAATGATAAAGTTTATTCAAGTTTAAATTTTACACTTAATACTGATTCAAATATGACATTAAACGCATGGATTACAAAGGGAAGATCATTTGCTAGTTTAGGATACGATATGAAAGGTAAAAGCATTTCTTTAAAAAGAACTTTTGCAGAAAAATCCAATGAAAATAAAATTATTGCGAAAGAAATGAATCATGATAATTTGAAAAAAAATACTTCTTCTAACAAATCTTTTGTATTAGATACTATAGAGTATATAGATTTAAAGCACAATGTGTCACATAGATTTATAAAAGATTCGGGAAACATAGATGAGATTTATATCGAAGCTAATGGAATAGATGAAAAGGTAGAGGATGTAATAAGTATACCTTTATTTAATGAAATAGCAGCAGGTAATCCAATACTCATAAATGATGAGGTTGATGAAAATTACTATTTACCAAAAGAATGGATAAAAAACACAAAAGGTACATTTATGCTTAAAGTAAAAGGGGACTCTATGATAAATAAGAACATAAATGATGGTGATTATGTTATAATAAGTAACCAAAGTTACCCGAATGTAAAAGATATAGTTGCAGTTGACATTGAAGGAGAGGCTACTCTAAAAACATATAAGATAATTAATGGGAAGATTACTCTTATGCCTGAAAATGAAAAGTATGATCCAATAATTATTGAAGATCAGCAATTTAGTTTTCTTGGTGTTGCTATAGGCCTTGTTAAAAATTCCTAG
- a CDS encoding helix-turn-helix domain-containing protein: MTDIKFKEYQEQIKNFPISENCAAAKTLEIFQGKWNIRVLFELVRCDSIRFGDLKKQVGGITNTMLTYTLRDLESRGLVHRTQFNEIPPHVEYSLSQAGKDLYPIFVEIMRWNDNH, from the coding sequence ATGACAGACATTAAATTTAAGGAATATCAAGAGCAAATAAAAAATTTCCCAATTAGCGAAAATTGTGCAGCAGCTAAAACATTAGAGATTTTTCAAGGAAAGTGGAATATTAGAGTGCTTTTTGAGTTGGTAAGATGCGACTCTATTCGTTTTGGAGATTTAAAAAAACAAGTAGGTGGAATAACAAATACAATGCTTACTTACACACTGAGGGATTTAGAAAGCAGGGGATTAGTTCACAGAACTCAATTTAATGAAATTCCACCACATGTTGAGTACTCACTATCTCAGGCAGGAAAAGATTTATATCCTATTTTTGTTGAGATAATGCGATGGAATGATAATCATTAA
- the panC gene encoding pantoate--beta-alanine ligase — translation MLVKEIRELRSLIKAWKREGLSIGYVPTMGALHEGHESLIKRAVEENDKVVVSVFVNPTQFGPNEDYNSYPRDINRDMEICINAGAAIVFNPEPSEMYYDNKSTSVKVSNLTSVLCGAKRPGHFDGVCLVVSKFFNIVTPDKAYFGEKDAQQVAVIKRMVRDLNIDVEIVACPIIREEDGLAKSSRNTYLSDDERKAALVLSRSLGVAKEALNHGERNANAIKEIIREEINKESLAKIDYVEIVDSESLENVQKIEKNILIPIAVYIGKTRLIDNFTFKL, via the coding sequence ATGTTAGTTAAAGAAATACGTGAACTTAGAAGTTTAATCAAAGCATGGAAAAGAGAAGGACTTTCAATTGGATATGTTCCAACAATGGGGGCTTTACATGAAGGTCATGAGAGTTTGATTAAAAGAGCAGTAGAAGAAAATGATAAGGTAGTTGTAAGTGTTTTTGTTAATCCAACACAATTTGGACCAAATGAAGATTATAATAGTTATCCTAGAGATATAAACAGGGATATGGAAATCTGTATAAATGCAGGTGCAGCTATAGTTTTCAATCCTGAACCAAGTGAAATGTATTATGATAATAAATCAACTAGTGTTAAGGTTTCAAATCTTACTAGTGTTCTATGTGGGGCTAAAAGACCAGGACATTTTGATGGAGTCTGCTTAGTTGTTTCTAAGTTTTTTAACATAGTTACTCCTGATAAAGCTTACTTTGGAGAAAAGGACGCTCAGCAGGTAGCTGTAATAAAAAGAATGGTTAGAGATTTAAATATAGATGTGGAAATCGTAGCATGTCCAATAATTCGTGAAGAAGATGGACTAGCTAAAAGTTCTAGAAACACTTATTTATCAGATGATGAAAGAAAAGCTGCTTTAGTGTTAAGCAGAAGCTTAGGGGTAGCTAAAGAAGCATTAAATCATGGCGAAAGAAATGCTAATGCTATTAAAGAAATTATCAGAGAAGAAATTAATAAAGAATCACTAGCAAAAATTGATTATGTTGAAATAGTGGACAGTGAATCATTAGAAAATGTTCAAAAAATAGAAAAAAACATTTTGATTCCAATTGCTGTTTATATAGGTAAAACAAGATTAATAGATAATTTTACATTTAAACTATAA
- a CDS encoding transposase family protein, with translation MNRRTRKQKREMEKEINFFGEFSKIKKHFFRDFNRKLANVKDKRNQSYITYNPEIILFVVIMKNVSGIVSMNRMTNDFNNDLAIDNIAKSLGYDSLEDIPHYDTINDFLRKLDVSELEKIRDYMIRELFKKRSLEKYRLLDKHWCIAIDGSQLFSFKEKHCEHCLRKEHKNKDTGEIERITYYHTVLEAKLILGNMTFSILTEFVENENESVSKQDCEINAARRLMKKLKYKFRKLNICILGDSLYACEPIYKLCTEYKWKFIFRFKEGRAKTLWEEIQTIKYIENNENTSNLTFKSHEIHQKLTYINEVSYKNSSVNIVDFTENIRKKSKDKSTKEETSKNFVFVTNIQVTKRNAFKIVVAGRSRWKIENEGFNNQKNIRYDIEHACCLYYQAMKNHYLLVQISDILRQLLENGSAALKELKIGIKEISSRMLESFRTDTLTSEDISQLNQHIKIHDL, from the coding sequence ATGAATAGAAGAACAAGAAAACAAAAAAGAGAAATGGAAAAAGAAATAAATTTTTTCGGAGAATTTTCAAAAATAAAAAAGCATTTTTTTAGAGATTTTAATAGGAAATTAGCCAATGTGAAAGATAAAAGAAATCAAAGTTATATAACTTATAATCCAGAAATAATACTGTTTGTAGTTATTATGAAAAATGTTTCTGGAATTGTTAGCATGAATAGAATGACAAATGATTTTAACAATGATTTAGCAATAGATAATATAGCTAAATCATTAGGATATGACTCGTTAGAAGACATACCACACTATGATACTATAAATGACTTTTTGAGAAAATTAGACGTATCTGAATTAGAAAAAATTAGAGATTATATGATACGAGAGCTTTTCAAAAAAAGGTCGTTGGAGAAATATCGATTATTAGATAAGCATTGGTGCATTGCTATTGATGGTTCACAATTATTTTCCTTTAAGGAAAAACATTGTGAACATTGTTTAAGGAAAGAACACAAGAATAAAGATACTGGTGAAATAGAAAGAATAACTTATTATCACACGGTATTAGAAGCTAAGCTTATTTTAGGAAATATGACATTTAGTATATTAACTGAATTTGTAGAAAATGAGAACGAAAGCGTTAGCAAACAAGATTGTGAAATAAATGCAGCTAGAAGACTTATGAAAAAATTGAAATATAAGTTTAGAAAGCTTAATATCTGCATTTTAGGTGATAGTCTTTATGCATGTGAACCAATTTATAAATTATGTACTGAGTATAAGTGGAAATTTATTTTTAGATTTAAAGAAGGAAGAGCAAAAACACTTTGGGAAGAAATTCAAACCATAAAATATATTGAGAATAATGAAAACACCTCTAATTTAACTTTTAAAAGTCACGAGATACATCAAAAGTTAACTTATATAAATGAAGTTTCATATAAAAATAGCTCTGTTAATATAGTAGATTTCACTGAAAACATTCGCAAGAAATCTAAAGATAAAAGCACAAAAGAAGAAACGTCCAAAAACTTTGTTTTTGTTACGAATATACAAGTTACTAAACGAAATGCTTTTAAAATTGTAGTCGCTGGTAGAAGCAGATGGAAAATAGAAAATGAAGGATTCAACAACCAAAAGAATATAAGATATGATATTGAGCATGCGTGTTGTTTATATTATCAGGCCATGAAAAATCATTATTTATTAGTTCAGATTTCAGATATATTAAGACAACTACTAGAAAACGGTAGCGCAGCACTAAAAGAATTAAAAATTGGGATAAAAGAAATATCTTCAAGAATGCTAGAATCCTTTCGAACAGACACTCTAACATCTGAAGATATATCACAGTTAAATCAGCATATAAAAATACACGATTTATAA
- a CDS encoding Rossmann-like and DUF2520 domain-containing protein, translated as MLYHIYGGDTIRIGFIGPGKVGVNLGRYFTHKGIDLSGFYGRDIENTMNAANVTKSKFYKNIQEIIKESDILFITTPDDIISIIDSELSKFDLNSKSICHTSGSLKSNVLCNAKHSGAFIYSIHPIFAFSNKNMNLNELEKIYFSIEGDIFDDSMVLKLFEVIGNNFFERDEKTSSIYHLANVFISNLTLSLLEIGISYFKILGLSEEEALKAVKPLINGNIENIFSSGFVNSLTGPVLRGDINTIEKHLSAINDEDKDIYNLLSLNLLKLVALKNSEGLRLEEKEQGNTIAFTNNESILKSLLKNSEKHLEIYKVLGGIE; from the coding sequence ATGTTGTATCACATTTATGGAGGTGATACTATAAGAATTGGATTTATTGGGCCTGGGAAGGTAGGCGTAAATTTAGGACGTTACTTTACCCATAAGGGGATAGATTTAAGCGGTTTTTATGGAAGGGATATAGAAAATACCATGAATGCAGCTAATGTTACTAAATCTAAATTTTATAAAAACATTCAAGAGATTATCAAGGAAAGCGATATATTATTTATTACAACGCCTGATGACATCATTTCAATTATAGATAGTGAATTATCAAAATTTGATCTAAACAGCAAATCAATTTGCCACACAAGTGGATCACTTAAATCAAATGTATTATGTAATGCCAAACATTCTGGTGCATTTATCTATTCTATACATCCAATATTTGCGTTTTCAAACAAGAACATGAATTTAAATGAACTTGAAAAGATTTATTTTTCTATTGAAGGTGATATTTTTGACGATTCAATGGTTTTAAAGTTATTTGAAGTTATAGGAAATAACTTTTTTGAACGGGACGAAAAAACTTCGTCTATTTATCATTTAGCTAACGTATTTATTTCTAATCTTACATTATCTTTATTAGAAATAGGAATTAGTTATTTTAAAATTCTCGGATTAAGTGAAGAAGAAGCTTTAAAAGCTGTAAAACCTCTTATAAATGGAAATATTGAGAACATTTTTTCAAGTGGATTTGTGAATTCTTTAACAGGTCCAGTTTTAAGAGGTGACATTAATACTATAGAAAAGCATCTTTCGGCTATAAATGATGAGGATAAAGATATTTATAATTTATTATCTTTAAACTTATTAAAGCTTGTTGCATTGAAAAATTCTGAAGGATTGAGGCTTGAAGAAAAAGAACAGGGAAATACGATAGCATTTACAAATAATGAAAGTATACTCAAAAGTTTGTTAAAAAATTCAGAAAAACATTTAGAGATCTATAAAGTTTTAGGAGGAATAGAATAG